A single region of the Fusarium fujikuroi IMI 58289 draft genome, chromosome FFUJ_chr05 genome encodes:
- a CDS encoding gibberellin cluster-C13-oxidase: MSNFVTLIEPLELTGSRVLRIAVAFAALCGATGLLAFSWWIYKQSSSKPTLPYPVVGDTHAQSLEKNLIKGMQQYRDSPFFLAGSRPPLLILPMSVFHEIHNMPNEYISIIVEHEDKFQGKYTHITTIRPEIPATIRQDLTRNMPNIILELQDELTYASDQWPRTSKWSSVSLYDMMLRTVALLSGRAFVGLPLCRDEGWLQASIGYTVQCVSIRDQLFTWSPVLRPIIGPFLPSVRSVRRHLRFAAEIMAPLISQALQDEKQHRADTLLADQTEGRGTFISWLLRHLPEELRTPEQVGLDQMLVSFAAIHTTTMALTKVVWELVKRPEYIEPLRTEMQDVFGPDAVSPDICINKEALSRLHKLDSFIREVQRWCPSTFVTPSRRVMKSMTLSNGIKLQRGTSIAFPAHAIHMSEETPTFSPDFSSDFENPSPRIFDGFRYLNLRSIKGQGSQHQAATTGPDYLIFNHGKHACPGRFFAISEIKMILIELLAKYDFRLEDGKPGPELMRVGTETRLDTKAGLEMRRR; this comes from the exons TTCGCCGCCCTTTGCGGCGCTACAGGACTCTTAGCATTCTCTTGGTGGATCTACAAGCAGTCTTCGAGTAAACCGACCTTGCCATACCCTGTAGTAGGCGATACCCACGCACAATCGTTGGAGAAGAACCTCATCAAGGGGATGCAGCAG TATCGTGActcgcccttcttcttggctggaTCACGCCCACCACTGCTCATCCTACCAATGTCCGTCTTTCATGAAATACACAACATGCCAAATGAATATATTTCCATCATTGTGGAGCATGAAGACAAGTTTCAGGGCAAGTACACCCACATTACCACCATCAGACCTGAGATTCCCGCCACTATTCGCCAGGACTTGACTCGAAATATGCCCAACATCATACTGGAATTACAGGATGAGTTAACATATGCTTCCGATCAGTGGCCTAGAACAAGCAAATGGTCATCTGTATCTTTATATGACATGATGCTAAGGACCGTGGCGCTTTTGAGTGGCAGAGCGTTTGTTGGTCTGCCCTTGTGTCGCGATGAAGGCTGGCTACAAGCTTCCATAGGCTACACTGTTCAATGTGTCTCAATTCGCGATCAGCTCTTTACCTGGAGTCCGGTGCTGAGACCAATCATTGGGCCGTTTTTACCCAGCGTCCGTTCGGTGCGAAGACATCTACGCTTCGCAGCAGAGATAATGGCTCCTCTGATCTCCCAAGCTTTACAAGATGAAAAGCAACATCGAGCAGATACACTTCTAGCGGATCAGACGGAAGGGCGAGGTACATTTATCTCATGGCTTCTTCGGCACTTACCTGAGGAGCTCAGAACCCCAGAGCAGGTCGGGCTAGATCAAATGCTGGTCTCGTTCGCCGCAATCCACACTACGA CCATGGCCCTCACAAAGGTAGTATGGGAGCTTGTTAAGCGGCCGGAGTACATCGAGCCGTTGAGAACCGAGATGCAAGATGTCTTTGGACCTGATGCCGTATCACCAGACATATGCATCAACAAAGAGGCTCTTTCTAGGCTCCACAAGTTGGATAGCTTCATTAGAGAGGTCCAGCGCTGGTGCCCTTCAACATTTG TGACTCCAAGCAGACGCGTCATGAAGTCAATGACACTATCAAACGGTATCAAGCTACAGAGAGGAACTTCTATAGCATTCCCCGCTCACGCAATCCA CATGTCGGAGGAAACGCCAACATTCTCGCCAGACTTTAGCTCTGACTTCGAGAACCCGTCTCCTCGAATCTTTGACGGGTTCCGGTACTTGAATCTCCGATCTATCAAAGGACAGGGGTCACAACACCAGGCAGCCACTACAGGTCCTGACTATCTGATCTTCAACCATGGAAAGCATGCATGCCCTGGGAGGTTCTTTGCCATAtctgagatcaagatgatACTCATAGAACTATTGGCAAAGTATGATTTTAGACTTGAGGATGGAAAGCCAGGGCCTGAGTTGATGCGTGTTGGGACGGAGACTCGGCTGGATACCAAAGCTGGTCTTGAGATGCGAAGGAGATGA